The Armatimonadota bacterium genome includes a window with the following:
- the lnt gene encoding apolipoprotein N-acyltransferase has translation MGYNRHKYMGVFRVFACFLSGVALSLAFPRANQHWLAWIALSPLMYFACNSKLRVSLVCGFAFGFGFFASHLYWILIFGKLPWALLAIFQSLFVLLWAVLANILGRPLGEWGRLFLLPALWVCTEWFRSIGMMGFTWGDIGYSQHSFLPFIQIAAITGVWGVSFLVALVNSWLANVKLLRAQAVIVAVVLAAVLAYGAIILQTGETSSKKLRAAAVQGNIDQDVPQDYLYIERTLRTYRELTRQVSREGARLIVWPETAVPGNPATDYYLQAFLSTLAADSNTYLLVGAHNEDEDGKCFNCGFLIAPGRGIVGKYAKVHLVPFGEFVPARKYLPFLSYYRVTPVDLSPGPGFNILTGGPHKLGLAICFESIFPEISRKLVSAGAEVLCVITNDAWFKQTAAAEQHAVKSVFRAIENRRYLIRAASTGVSCIIDPRGRILAKKGIFEPGAIIADVNPIDKKTFYTRMGDWFVYFCFGITIVFGFFVLFRSYPKLKSKE, from the coding sequence ATGGGTTACAACAGGCACAAGTATATGGGGGTCTTTCGGGTATTTGCATGCTTCCTGTCGGGAGTAGCCTTGTCACTTGCATTTCCCAGAGCAAATCAACATTGGCTAGCGTGGATTGCGCTTTCACCTCTCATGTATTTTGCCTGCAATTCGAAATTACGGGTCTCACTCGTGTGCGGATTTGCTTTTGGTTTTGGTTTTTTTGCGAGCCATTTGTATTGGATTTTAATTTTTGGAAAATTACCATGGGCATTACTTGCTATTTTTCAGTCGCTTTTCGTCTTATTATGGGCCGTTTTAGCGAACATTTTAGGAAGGCCTCTTGGCGAATGGGGAAGATTATTTCTTCTACCAGCGCTTTGGGTCTGCACCGAATGGTTTCGGTCTATAGGGATGATGGGATTCACGTGGGGCGACATTGGCTATAGTCAACACTCTTTCCTCCCTTTTATACAAATCGCCGCAATTACAGGAGTCTGGGGCGTTTCTTTTCTTGTTGCGTTAGTGAACTCCTGGTTGGCAAATGTAAAGCTGCTCAGAGCTCAGGCTGTTATCGTGGCAGTGGTGTTAGCCGCAGTTTTAGCTTATGGAGCTATTATTTTGCAAACAGGTGAAACCTCCTCAAAGAAACTTCGAGCTGCGGCAGTTCAAGGAAACATAGACCAAGATGTACCTCAAGACTACTTGTATATTGAACGAACTTTGCGTACCTATCGTGAACTAACAAGGCAAGTTAGCCGTGAGGGTGCGCGTTTGATAGTGTGGCCTGAAACTGCTGTTCCCGGCAATCCGGCGACTGATTATTATCTTCAGGCGTTCCTTTCTACTTTGGCAGCCGATTCCAATACTTATCTGCTTGTTGGCGCTCATAACGAAGATGAAGATGGCAAGTGTTTTAATTGTGGATTCTTGATTGCTCCTGGGAGAGGAATAGTAGGAAAATATGCAAAAGTACATCTTGTTCCGTTTGGCGAATTTGTTCCGGCAAGAAAGTATCTGCCTTTTCTTTCATACTACCGTGTAACGCCTGTTGACCTTTCGCCTGGGCCAGGTTTCAACATATTAACAGGCGGACCTCATAAATTGGGGCTTGCAATTTGTTTCGAATCCATTTTTCCAGAAATCTCTCGAAAACTTGTCTCTGCGGGTGCAGAAGTTTTGTGTGTAATAACAAATGATGCATGGTTCAAGCAAACCGCTGCCGCTGAACAGCATGCTGTAAAGTCGGTATTTCGTGCTATTGAAAACAGACGTTACCTAATTCGTGCTGCGTCGACAGGAGTCTCTTGTATTATTGACCCGCGCGGAAGAATCCTTGCCAAAAAAGGGATATTTGAGCCAGGCGCAATCATAGCGGATGTTAATCCAATAGACAAAAAGACCTTTTATACTCGCATGGGGGATTGGTTCGTTTATTTTTGTTTTGGAATAACAATCGTATTTGGATTCTTTGTCTTATTTCGAAGTTACCCAAAATTAAAGAGCAAGGAGTAA
- a CDS encoding M28 family peptidase translates to MRKSYSVHLNLLLLAFSLIAVGITGCSAQSTAFQFDADRAFSYLKRQCDFGPRPVGSQTHDKVKVYLLEELKKSADLVQTQDFEHTRSAKTYKLSNIIARFGKQDRPAVLLCAHWDTRPTADQEIEPAQRNKPILGANDGASGVAVLLELARLFAKKPPPIPVMIVLFDGEDFGPTSEHMFLGSRYFAKNVQKTTIRYGILLDMVGDKELTIYRERNSNERARWVVDKVWSTAYKLSFNKVFFNQVKYSILDDHIPLIDAGIPCIDVIDFDYAYWHTLQDTVDKCSPDSLRIVGETIASVVYSEPPD, encoded by the coding sequence ATGAGGAAATCGTATTCCGTTCATCTTAATCTTCTCCTGCTAGCCTTCTCGCTAATTGCAGTAGGAATTACTGGTTGTTCAGCTCAGAGCACAGCTTTTCAATTTGATGCAGACAGAGCATTTTCCTACTTGAAAAGGCAGTGTGATTTCGGTCCTAGGCCTGTTGGCTCTCAAACACACGATAAAGTAAAAGTTTATCTGCTAGAAGAACTCAAAAAGAGTGCAGATTTGGTTCAAACCCAAGACTTTGAACATACTCGCTCAGCGAAAACTTATAAGCTTTCAAATATCATCGCTCGCTTTGGAAAGCAAGATCGTCCAGCAGTCCTACTTTGCGCCCACTGGGATACTCGCCCCACTGCCGACCAGGAGATTGAACCTGCTCAACGAAATAAACCAATTCTAGGAGCAAATGATGGGGCATCTGGAGTTGCAGTTCTCCTCGAATTAGCTAGGCTTTTTGCTAAAAAGCCTCCTCCAATCCCAGTGATGATTGTACTTTTTGATGGCGAGGACTTTGGTCCTACTTCTGAGCATATGTTTCTAGGTTCGCGCTATTTTGCAAAAAATGTTCAGAAAACAACAATACGCTATGGTATATTGCTTGATATGGTTGGGGATAAGGAATTAACAATTTACCGTGAGAGAAACTCCAATGAGCGAGCCAGGTGGGTGGTTGATAAAGTTTGGTCAACAGCTTATAAACTCAGTTTTAATAAAGTATTCTTCAACCAAGTAAAGTATAGCATACTAGATGACCACATTCCTTTAATTGATGCGGGCATACCTTGTATAGACGTAATAGACTTTGATTATGCTTATTGGCATACACTGCAGGATACAGTAGATAAGTGCAGTCCTGATTCGCTAAGAATTGTTGGTGAAACAATCGCCTCTGTTGTATATTCTGAGCCTCCAGACTAG
- a CDS encoding archaemetzincin family Zn-dependent metalloprotease, translating into MVLKIYLQPINSTNQKVLNRLVSALESVFHMPIEVLDTIPLPPGAFNPTRGQYRSTEILRFLKNYLPPDAFRLVGITEADLYVPQLNFVFGEAMMGGEVAIISLHRLYPEFYGLLGNEELLEERAIKEAVHELGHTFGLGHCVNPKCVMYFSNSISDTDRKSAEFCQECHARLSKFIGLISLK; encoded by the coding sequence ATGGTGCTAAAAATATACCTACAGCCTATTAATAGTACTAACCAAAAGGTGCTCAATAGGCTTGTGAGCGCATTGGAATCAGTATTTCACATGCCTATTGAGGTGCTCGATACAATACCGTTGCCTCCCGGCGCATTCAACCCTACGCGAGGACAATATCGTTCAACTGAAATTCTTCGTTTTCTCAAGAATTATTTGCCGCCCGATGCATTTCGGCTTGTTGGAATAACAGAAGCTGATTTATATGTTCCTCAACTAAACTTCGTATTTGGCGAAGCAATGATGGGTGGCGAGGTTGCAATAATATCCCTTCACCGTCTTTATCCAGAGTTCTATGGACTTCTTGGAAACGAAGAACTTCTAGAAGAGCGTGCAATCAAGGAGGCTGTTCATGAGCTAGGACATACTTTTGGTCTTGGCCATTGTGTGAACCCCAAATGTGTAATGTATTTCTCGAATAGTATAAGCGACACTGATCGTAAGTCAGCCGAATTCTGTCAGGAATGTCATGCTCGTTTGTCAAAGTTTATTGGTCTTATTTCCCTAAAATAG
- a CDS encoding HD domain-containing protein, giving the protein MEEQRTAELLIVRLRWIALIAAAFAIDDYANSPFAALAIFGVFYYNTIAALVVSNSQIYNRYSRFFGLFTRGLDFSAISLACHSGTSGTENFFLLYCFVIVSTGYVYNHVRPILVALAISIILDFSGSLIHILQNGKLHDIPNQITSHVAIFAGAALVTAYILAYRKQQETMRTKERKLSALFEFGTRFTSATDLPQFLNHILNTAVSETGAAGGLIMLVNSDTGELFTAAERWFDAAFQNRTCDFSIEKWVQTSGHPAFIPGILDDDTTSVPIQNKVAICVPLIESTPNTMLGTLEKSNFKVVGTLSVYGYPDSPPFAREDLNLLRMLATHASMGVVNAGLYKELHDRFLKTLQSLARSLEARDPYTQGHSYRVSEISVLVAKQLGLSPQSTEALRNAALLHDIGKIGVPDNVLRKPGKLTPEERLIIQTHPITGENICRPLDMGEEVLFLIRHHQERLNGTGYPDQLPAYQQPLSLRILCAVDALDAMSSDRPYRKALSAAERVEQLDKGAGIEFDRQVVEVLKSLLSSGELDRFYSSIKDEEMLKAA; this is encoded by the coding sequence ATGGAAGAACAAAGAACAGCTGAACTCTTAATAGTAAGACTTCGTTGGATAGCGCTAATTGCAGCCGCGTTTGCGATAGATGATTATGCCAATTCGCCTTTTGCAGCGCTTGCAATTTTTGGAGTTTTTTACTACAACACAATAGCAGCTTTAGTTGTTTCAAATAGTCAGATATACAACAGGTATTCAAGATTCTTTGGTTTATTTACAAGAGGACTCGATTTTAGCGCAATTTCGCTCGCATGCCACAGTGGCACCTCAGGCACCGAGAACTTCTTTCTTCTATATTGTTTTGTTATTGTAAGTACAGGTTATGTATACAACCACGTGCGGCCAATACTAGTTGCACTTGCCATTAGCATAATACTCGACTTTTCAGGTAGTCTTATTCACATTTTACAAAACGGTAAACTCCATGATATTCCAAACCAAATAACAAGCCATGTAGCAATTTTTGCAGGTGCGGCACTTGTAACAGCTTATATTCTAGCATATAGAAAACAGCAAGAAACAATGCGAACGAAAGAACGAAAGCTTTCGGCATTGTTTGAGTTTGGCACGCGGTTCACGTCAGCAACCGACCTTCCACAGTTTTTAAATCATATTCTTAACACCGCTGTTTCTGAAACTGGAGCAGCCGGCGGACTTATAATGCTTGTTAACTCTGACACGGGTGAGCTCTTCACTGCGGCTGAGCGGTGGTTCGACGCCGCTTTTCAAAATAGAACATGTGATTTCTCAATTGAAAAATGGGTGCAGACATCGGGACACCCAGCTTTTATACCAGGAATCCTCGACGATGATACGACAAGCGTACCAATTCAAAACAAGGTAGCAATATGTGTGCCCTTGATTGAGAGCACTCCAAACACAATGCTGGGTACACTAGAGAAAAGCAATTTCAAAGTTGTTGGAACCCTTAGTGTATACGGTTATCCTGACTCACCGCCTTTTGCACGTGAAGATCTTAACCTTCTTCGAATGTTGGCGACTCACGCTTCGATGGGTGTTGTAAACGCAGGGCTTTATAAAGAACTCCATGACAGATTCCTAAAAACACTCCAATCGCTTGCAAGAAGCTTGGAAGCACGAGATCCCTACACACAAGGCCATTCATACAGGGTATCAGAAATTTCAGTTCTTGTTGCCAAACAACTTGGTTTATCTCCTCAGTCTACAGAGGCACTACGGAATGCTGCATTGCTCCATGACATAGGGAAGATTGGAGTGCCAGATAACGTGTTGCGTAAGCCAGGAAAACTCACTCCAGAGGAACGCCTAATAATACAAACTCATCCTATTACCGGTGAGAATATTTGTCGTCCGCTTGACATGGGCGAAGAAGTTCTTTTCTTGATTCGCCACCACCAGGAACGTCTTAATGGAACAGGTTACCCAGACCAACTGCCCGCATATCAGCAACCCTTATCGCTTAGGATACTCTGCGCTGTTGATGCGCTTGATGCAATGAGTTCCGACCGCCCATATAGGAAAGCATTGAGCGCAGCGGAGAGAGTTGAGCAGTTAGATAAAGGAGCAGGAATTGAGTTCGACCGCCAAGTAGTAGAAGTCTTGAAATCTTTGCTATCATCCGGTGAACTTGACCGCTTTTACTCCTCAATCAAGGATGAAGAAATGCTCAAGGCCGCTTAA
- a CDS encoding 5'-nucleotidase C-terminal domain-containing protein: MKIKIASCRLGSYYNMRSIIITGVMVILILTTPLSAAIDSRFPLSSVNCQIEETELGDLVSDALKDVMNVQVAFFPAGALREITIPKGKVEPRQVIECLHYPNDRLAVLELTGEEVVNALERSVSVFPRKNLGFLQVGGLSFTFAPNSPKDYRVLDVKIGGYAIDLKKKYTVATTEPLAKGGYGYFTIWGSANIKEISKITTKEAVEKFLGKMQTVDYSKKDRIRAMKAQ; encoded by the coding sequence GTGAAAATTAAAATTGCTAGTTGCCGCCTGGGTTCTTATTACAACATGCGCTCTATAATTATTACGGGTGTTATGGTTATACTAATTTTGACAACTCCATTATCAGCCGCTATCGATTCTCGATTTCCCCTTAGTTCTGTTAATTGTCAGATAGAAGAAACCGAACTCGGGGACCTTGTGTCTGATGCCCTCAAAGATGTAATGAATGTGCAAGTTGCCTTTTTTCCTGCCGGTGCCCTTCGAGAAATTACCATTCCCAAGGGAAAAGTTGAACCTAGACAAGTAATTGAATGTCTTCATTATCCTAATGACCGCCTAGCAGTTTTGGAGCTTACAGGCGAGGAAGTTGTAAATGCATTGGAAAGAAGCGTTTCGGTGTTTCCTAGAAAAAACCTTGGCTTCTTGCAGGTCGGCGGCCTTAGTTTTACTTTCGCTCCTAATTCCCCTAAGGATTATCGAGTTTTGGATGTGAAAATTGGTGGTTATGCCATCGATTTGAAAAAGAAGTATACCGTTGCTACTACTGAGCCTTTAGCCAAAGGTGGTTATGGGTATTTTACAATCTGGGGTAGTGCTAATATAAAGGAAATTAGCAAAATTACCACAAAAGAAGCAGTAGAGAAATTTTTAGGAAAGATGCAAACTGTTGACTATTCCAAAAAAGACCGTATTAGAGCCATGAAAGCACAGTAA
- a CDS encoding type II secretion system protein GspG has translation MSRFLRSKVGFSLVELLVVIVVLAILAAIVLPKLVGANTRNKEQELRSCLQLLRNAVQAFYAHTGVYPIRLSDLSATSAPPIGLSEDGFPKPINPAKWRGPYVDSIPSDPVSGRPFIYITSKPNVGRIQSSALGNSVDGKPYSEW, from the coding sequence GTGAGCAGGTTTTTAAGGTCTAAAGTTGGATTCTCGCTGGTCGAATTATTAGTTGTCATTGTCGTCCTGGCAATCCTTGCGGCGATTGTACTACCAAAACTGGTAGGCGCTAACACTAGAAATAAAGAACAAGAATTGAGAAGTTGTCTGCAACTATTGAGGAATGCTGTCCAGGCATTCTATGCGCATACAGGAGTCTACCCAATCCGCCTATCGGATTTATCTGCTACATCGGCACCACCAATTGGATTATCAGAAGATGGTTTCCCAAAACCCATTAACCCGGCTAAATGGAGAGGGCCATATGTCGATTCTATTCCCTCAGACCCAGTTTCAGGCCGCCCGTTTATTTACATTACCTCAAAACCAAATGTAGGAAGGATTCAGAGCAGCGCTTTAGGAAACTCTGTGGATGGAAAACCCTATAGCGAATGGTAG
- the prfB gene encoding peptide chain release factor 2 (programmed frameshift) yields the protein MVIEIQKEVDALKEQIDELGGIFELADRQDEIRRLEAQTAEAGFWDDQEKAQQVLKKIARLKQAVEPWLVLDKRIEDLQAFIELAAEEQDDSEELLKEINAELEIIRSQFSELELTTFLSGEHDASDAIMEINAGAGGTESCDWVEMLLRMYLRWAERKGYTSEIVDSVEGEVAGLKNVTVIISGLNAYGYLKAEKGVHRLVRISPFDANKRRHTSFASVDVIPKIDENIEVEINPDDIRIDTFRASSAGGQHVNKTDSAVRITHIPTGIVVTCQNERSQHQNREMAMNILKARLLDLERQETEKKLAQLRGELRSIEWGNQIRSYVFQPYQMVKDHRTGVETANINAVMDGEIDLFIRAGLRWLASSEN from the exons ATGGTAATTGAGATTCAAAAGGAAGTTGATGCTCTAAAAGAGCAGATTGATGAACTC GGAGGCATCTTTGAACTTGCTGACAGGCAAGATGAGATAAGAAGACTCGAAGCACAAACTGCTGAGGCAGGGTTCTGGGACGACCAGGAAAAGGCCCAGCAGGTATTGAAGAAAATTGCGCGTCTAAAGCAAGCGGTTGAGCCGTGGCTAGTATTAGATAAGAGAATTGAGGATCTCCAGGCATTTATAGAATTAGCGGCTGAGGAACAAGACGACAGCGAAGAACTGCTGAAGGAAATAAACGCAGAGCTCGAAATAATACGCAGTCAATTCTCTGAGCTTGAACTGACAACCTTCCTCAGTGGTGAACACGACGCAAGCGATGCCATTATGGAGATAAACGCTGGCGCAGGCGGAACTGAGTCTTGTGATTGGGTTGAGATGCTTCTTCGCATGTACCTGCGTTGGGCCGAGCGGAAAGGATACACTTCAGAAATTGTAGATTCAGTAGAGGGTGAAGTTGCCGGACTGAAGAATGTCACCGTTATTATTAGTGGTTTGAATGCCTACGGTTACTTGAAGGCTGAAAAGGGCGTACACCGCCTTGTCCGCATATCGCCATTTGATGCGAACAAGCGGCGACATACTTCTTTTGCTTCGGTGGATGTTATTCCCAAGATTGATGAAAATATCGAAGTTGAGATCAATCCGGATGACATTCGAATTGACACATTTCGAGCTAGCAGCGCTGGAGGACAGCACGTCAACAAGACAGATTCGGCAGTGCGTATAACACATATACCTACAGGTATTGTCGTAACTTGCCAAAATGAACGCTCACAGCATCAGAACCGCGAAATGGCAATGAACATATTAAAGGCTCGACTCCTTGATTTGGAGCGCCAGGAGACCGAAAAAAAACTGGCTCAACTCAGGGGTGAATTGCGTTCCATTGAGTGGGGCAATCAAATTCGCTCGTACGTTTTCCAGCCATATCAAATGGTCAAGGACCATAGAACCGGCGTTGAAACAGCGAATATTAACGCTGTTATGGATGGGGAAATCGATTTGTTTATTCGAGCTGGGTTGAGGTGGCTTGCTTCCAGTGAAAATTAA
- a CDS encoding preprotein translocase subunit SecA yields MGIISWLLSGNEREIARLRKIVDKINAYEPEYELLTDEQLRAKTDEFKARLADGETLDDILPEAFAVVREASKRTIGLRHFDVQMIGGIVLHQGRIAEMKTGEGKTLVATLPLYLNALEGKGAHLVTVNDYLAKFHAQWMGPIYDFLGLTVGALQGSNAETGELEASYIFDRNYVNEEEPVYPNLRRVDKRTAYMADITYGTNHVFGFDYLRDNLAFSLEELVQRELHYAIVDEVDSILIDEARTPLIISGQAQQSTDLYYKMDRIVARLVPEKDYTVDEKARTAMLTDEGIRKIEQGMGVENLADDPALMHHANAALKARTIFKRDVDYVVRDNQVIIVDEFTGRLMFGRRWGDGLHQAVEAKENVKIEHESQTLAKITYQNYFRLYKKLAGMTGTAKTEEEEFRKIYGLDVVVIPTNKPMIRVDHPDVIYKTEEAKFRGITAEILRLYCRQQPVLVGTRSIEKSEILSSRLAPERLQLLAAVFVLKSKLNEARDIEAEKKREYIDLLNTKFGELTLGRLLPMARTLGVSLDMLAPENVERFASLIGVQNPEEVERLRQSLAEGVPHNVLNAKYHEREAQIIAEAGRLGAVTIATNMAGRGVDIILGGKPEGSTANRNPEAEKVVALGGLAIIGSERHESRRIDNQLRGRSGRQGDPGCSRFYCSLEDELWRVFGDKSKSVLLNSWQEDEPIDWKPLSKMIELTQKRMESYHFSIRKHVLQYDDVMNVQREVIYSQRRKILEGVNLKPTIIEYLHSTIGNAVNMYCPEGVHPSEWDTDTLFEVLDEIFPLSVYARPADLKGKKRDELEEFLNAVGDRTYEDREQLLGAEVMRDLERQIALRAINNKWIDHLDAMDYLEEGIGMRGYAGIDPVIAFKKEAYEMFQQMLESIQDEILRMVFRVQVKVVQEPYRNPFRNITMYGGEYVPAMDVAEERNNGRSSAQSTIQRKHKVGRNDPCPCGSGKKYKKCCLGKEG; encoded by the coding sequence ATGGGAATCATAAGCTGGTTATTAAGTGGAAATGAACGAGAAATCGCTAGGCTTCGAAAGATAGTCGACAAGATTAACGCCTATGAGCCAGAGTATGAGTTGCTAACAGACGAGCAACTTCGTGCGAAAACTGATGAGTTCAAAGCTCGGCTTGCAGATGGCGAAACACTTGACGACATTCTTCCAGAAGCTTTTGCTGTTGTTCGGGAGGCAAGCAAGCGTACTATTGGGCTGAGGCATTTCGATGTCCAGATGATTGGTGGAATAGTCTTGCACCAGGGCCGCATCGCGGAAATGAAAACTGGTGAAGGTAAGACTTTAGTTGCCACCCTTCCCCTTTACTTAAATGCTCTTGAAGGCAAAGGAGCACACTTAGTAACGGTTAATGATTACCTAGCTAAATTCCATGCGCAGTGGATGGGTCCCATTTACGATTTTCTAGGTCTAACTGTTGGGGCTTTGCAAGGCTCAAATGCAGAAACGGGCGAACTAGAGGCCTCTTATATTTTTGATAGAAATTACGTTAACGAAGAGGAACCAGTCTACCCGAATCTGCGTCGTGTGGATAAAAGAACGGCTTATATGGCCGACATAACCTATGGGACAAACCACGTTTTTGGTTTTGATTACCTAAGAGACAACCTTGCTTTCTCGCTAGAAGAGCTCGTCCAAAGAGAGCTTCATTACGCAATTGTAGACGAAGTTGATAGCATCCTAATCGATGAAGCTCGAACGCCATTAATTATTTCTGGGCAAGCCCAGCAGTCGACCGACCTTTACTACAAGATGGACCGTATTGTTGCACGCTTAGTGCCTGAGAAAGACTATACGGTTGATGAAAAAGCCCGCACGGCGATGTTGACAGACGAGGGCATCAGGAAAATAGAGCAAGGAATGGGTGTTGAGAACCTTGCTGATGACCCAGCATTGATGCACCATGCAAATGCTGCGCTTAAAGCGAGGACTATTTTCAAGCGTGATGTAGACTATGTTGTTCGAGACAATCAGGTAATCATAGTTGACGAGTTTACCGGACGTTTGATGTTTGGTCGTCGTTGGGGCGATGGATTACATCAAGCTGTTGAAGCAAAAGAGAATGTCAAAATTGAGCACGAAAGTCAGACGCTTGCGAAAATAACGTATCAGAATTATTTCCGACTATACAAAAAGCTCGCTGGCATGACAGGCACAGCGAAGACCGAAGAAGAAGAGTTTCGAAAAATATATGGCCTTGATGTTGTAGTTATCCCGACGAACAAGCCAATGATTCGGGTAGACCACCCAGATGTAATTTATAAAACGGAAGAAGCGAAATTCCGAGGCATCACGGCAGAAATTCTTCGGCTATATTGTCGGCAACAGCCGGTATTAGTTGGCACACGCTCAATTGAAAAATCAGAAATTCTAAGCTCGCGACTTGCACCTGAACGTCTGCAGCTATTGGCAGCAGTTTTTGTGCTCAAATCAAAGCTTAACGAAGCGCGTGATATTGAAGCAGAGAAAAAGCGGGAATACATAGATTTGCTAAATACAAAGTTTGGCGAATTGACTCTAGGACGTTTGCTACCGATGGCAAGGACACTTGGAGTTTCCTTGGACATGCTAGCGCCGGAAAATGTTGAACGATTCGCCTCATTAATCGGTGTGCAAAATCCTGAAGAAGTAGAACGACTAAGGCAAAGCCTTGCCGAGGGCGTTCCGCATAATGTACTGAACGCGAAATATCATGAGCGTGAGGCGCAGATAATCGCCGAGGCCGGTCGCCTTGGTGCAGTGACAATTGCCACTAATATGGCTGGTCGAGGTGTGGATATTATTTTGGGCGGCAAACCTGAAGGGTCAACAGCCAACCGGAATCCAGAGGCGGAAAAGGTTGTAGCTCTTGGGGGATTGGCGATAATAGGCAGTGAACGACATGAAAGCCGCAGGATTGACAATCAGCTCCGCGGTCGCTCAGGGCGCCAGGGAGATCCCGGATGCTCAAGGTTTTACTGCTCGCTTGAAGACGAACTGTGGCGTGTTTTCGGCGATAAATCAAAGAGCGTGCTTCTAAATTCGTGGCAGGAAGACGAGCCGATTGATTGGAAGCCGCTCTCAAAAATGATAGAACTTACGCAAAAGCGAATGGAGTCATATCATTTCAGTATCCGAAAACACGTGCTACAGTATGATGATGTCATGAATGTCCAGCGTGAGGTCATTTACAGTCAGCGGAGAAAGATCCTCGAGGGAGTTAATCTGAAGCCTACAATCATCGAATATCTGCACTCAACAATTGGCAACGCAGTTAATATGTACTGTCCTGAAGGGGTACATCCAAGCGAATGGGACACGGATACCTTGTTTGAGGTGCTGGACGAGATATTCCCACTTTCGGTATATGCAAGGCCAGCTGACTTAAAGGGCAAAAAGCGTGATGAGCTAGAGGAGTTCCTTAATGCAGTAGGCGATAGAACATATGAGGATAGAGAACAACTTCTCGGTGCTGAAGTTATGCGCGACCTTGAGCGACAGATTGCTCTGCGCGCGATAAACAATAAGTGGATAGATCACTTGGATGCAATGGACTATCTGGAAGAGGGCATCGGCATGAGAGGATACGCAGGCATTGACCCGGTCATTGCCTTTAAGAAGGAAGCTTATGAAATGTTCCAGCAGATGCTCGAGAGCATCCAGGATGAGATACTCCGCATGGTATTTCGTGTGCAGGTCAAGGTTGTGCAAGAACCATATAGAAATCCATTCCGCAACATAACCATGTATGGTGGTGAATACGTTCCAGCCATGGATGTTGCGGAAGAAAGGAATAATGGCAGGTCCTCTGCACAAAGCACAATTCAGCGGAAGCATAAGGTTGGTAGAAACGATCCTTGCCCGTGTGGAAGCGGAAAAAAATATAAGAAATGTTGTTTAGGGAAAGAGGGATAG
- a CDS encoding cyclase family protein: MKIIDITLPIRPGMPVYPGDISVEIMPIGRISKGASSNLSALRLGTHTGTHVDPPIHMIEGAPTMDSVSLDMLIGECYVCDVGNVPVVDLPVLQASGIPENTTRLLLKTRNSNFLYEEEFRTDFTYLAPDAAQWLVERGMRLIGTDYLSIEKFRCSRHPTHLTLLGAGIVIIEGLDLRNVAAGKYTLICLPLKIEAGDGSPARAVLIESSEAWC; this comes from the coding sequence ATGAAGATTATTGACATTACTCTTCCAATTAGGCCTGGAATGCCGGTTTATCCAGGCGACATTAGTGTTGAAATTATGCCAATCGGTCGAATATCTAAAGGTGCTAGCTCGAACTTATCGGCTCTTAGGCTTGGGACGCACACGGGCACTCATGTTGACCCACCTATTCATATGATTGAAGGTGCTCCAACTATGGATAGTGTGTCTCTAGATATGCTGATTGGAGAATGCTACGTGTGCGATGTTGGGAATGTGCCTGTTGTAGATTTGCCGGTGCTGCAGGCTTCAGGGATACCAGAAAACACAACCAGGCTATTGCTCAAAACTAGGAATTCTAATTTCTTGTATGAGGAAGAATTCCGAACAGATTTTACATACCTTGCTCCGGATGCTGCGCAGTGGCTTGTCGAACGAGGGATGCGTCTTATCGGAACCGATTATCTCTCAATCGAAAAGTTCCGTTGTAGCAGACATCCCACCCATTTAACACTGCTAGGCGCTGGCATCGTAATCATTGAGGGGTTGGATTTACGCAACGTGGCAGCGGGTAAATACACATTGATTTGCCTACCTCTAAAAATTGAGGCTGGCGATGGGAGTCCGGCACGAGCAGTATTGATTGAAAGCTCTGAAGCATGGTGCTAA